The nucleotide window GCGCATGTCACAGATGCCGGCCTGGCTTTGACCTCACTCGATCTATCCCGTTGCAACTCCTTGGCCGAACTCCTCGACGCCGTTGCCGGCGCTGCGGGTTCCGCGAAATCGCCGGTCCTCGGGCATGGCTGGGATGAGAGCCGCTGGCCCGAAGACCGGCCGCCGACAGCTGACGAACTTGAGCGCGCCGGCGGGGGACAGGACGTATACCTCAGCCGGGTTGACGTCCACTCGGGAGCTGTTTCAGCCTCGTTCGCCACCAGACTCGGGTTGCAGGCTGAGGAAGGCTGGGACGGCACGGGACTGGCCCGTACTCGAGCACTCCAACTGGTCCGCTCAGCGGCGCATAACCCATCGGCCGCCCGCCGGAGGGACATACAGCGTCGGGCCTTGAACCACGCCGCCTCGCGAGGTTATGTGGCTCTGGCGGAGATGGGAGCCCCACACATTGCTCCTGCCGAGGACCTGCTGGGATTGATTGCGTTGGCGGACGACGAACGCGGGTCGCTTCCCAGGATCCTTCCGTACTGGGGCCAGCTGGCGGAATCGACGGAGCAGCTGCAAGATATCCTTGAGCTGTTCGAACACAGACTCAAAGGTCTGGCCGGCGACCTCAACATTGACGGGTCCATCGGCTCGCACACCGCCTGTGTGCACAGCGGCTACCAAGACCGGCCTGACCAAGCCGGAGAGCAATTCCTCACCGTGGAGCAAGCCGCCCGGCACCTCGAGCTCTGTTCTACAGCAGGGATCCAAGGCGGCTTCCATGTCATTGGTGACGCAGCGCTCGACCTGGCAATCGAGGCTCTGCAGGTTGCAGCCGACCGTGTGGGAAGCGCCGCGGTCCGTTCGGCCCGGCACCGGTTCGAGCATGTCGAGATGATGTCCTCCGGGGCAGTCGACCGATTGCTGGAATTCGGAATCACGGCCAGCATGCAGCCGCTCTTCGATGCCTATTGGGGCGGCACGAACGGTATGTACGCATCCCGGCTCGGAGCGCAGGCATCCCTAGGTATGAATGCCATCGGGACGCTCCAGACGGCCGGCGTTCCAGTCTGCCTGGGATCGGACGCACCAGTCACGGAGCAGAGCCCGTGGGCGACGGTAAAAGCTTGTCTGGAACACCACAACCCGGAACAGCGGATCTCGGCACGGGCTGCTTTCCTTGCCCATACCAGAGCCGGTTGGCGGGCGGCGCGAGAGCCGAATCCCATGCAGGGCCAGTTGGCCCCCGGCACACCGGCCACCTTCGCCGTGTGGGACGTGGCCGAGCTTTCCATCCAGACGGCCGACAGCAGAGTTTCGTCCTGGAGCACGGACGCGCGGGCCGGCACACCCATGCTGCCCTCGCTGGACACCGATGCCCTGCCTGTATGTTCGCGGACCGTGGTAGACGGGTACGTGATCTACGACGGAGACCTTCACCCGGTTTCCTGACGGTGTACCGGCCGGTGGCCGGACGGAATAGCTGGAAAATACTCTCCAAGACGGCGTATTCCGACTTGCCGTACTGACCTGCACAAATGGGAGAATGCGCAGATCAGGGCCACATTGACACCCGGTCCTGACCACGTAAGCTTTTAGCTCAATGGGCCGTTTTAAGATAAGCCGATGGCCCAGGCCGGGCTCCAGACCAGACCGGTGCACGTCGGCGGCAGAGTGAAGATTCTGCCCGGCGGCTGGATGCTCGGTGCTCCCAACGGGTAGGTTTGCGCGTCAGTAGAAAACAGGTTCCGTCCGCTTCAAGGATCCGGTTACTGGCCCGAAGGCGCGCAGACCTACCCTCTTTTCTGCCGACGCTGTCCGCTCTGCGCGACTGGACCAATGAACAATGACATATACTGGACCGTTGGCGTTCGGCCGGTCCTGCGGACATGCCCGCGCCATAATATGCGGCAACAGTAGCGAGATCGAAAGGCAGCTGAGTGCGGGTCCTGACCATCATTCCGACGTACAACGAGATTGAGTCCCTGCCTCGAACTTTGGACCGGCTCCGGGCCGTAGCCCCCGCCACAGACGTCCTGGTGGTCGATGACAACTCTCCCGATGGCACCGGAGCCGCGGCAGACACGGTAGCTGCAGCAGACAGCGCGGTCCATGTCCTGCACCGGCAGGGCAAGGAAGGACTGGGCGCAGCCTACATCGCCGGATTCCACTGGGGTCTCGACGCGGGCTACGACGTTCTGGTCGAAATGGATGCTGACGGTTCCCACCAGCCCGAAGAATTGCAGCGTCTGCTGGATGCCTTGGATCGCGGTGCGGACATGGTCAAAGGCTCGCGGTGGATCCGGGGAGGCAAGGTCGTCAACTGGCCGCTGCACCGGAAGCTGCTCTCACTCGGCGGCAGCTTGTACTCGCGGATCCTGCTCGGCGTCCAGGTCAAGGACATTACGGGGGGCTTCAATGCTTTCCGTGCGGAGACGCTGAAGAAGATCGACCTCGAATCGGTCGAATCCGTCGGCTACTGCTTCCAAGTGGACCTGACCTGGAAGACACTCAAGGCCGGACTCGACGTCCGGGAAGTACCGATCACTTTCGTAGAACGCGAATTCGGGGACTCGAAGATGAGTGGCGGGATCGTGCTTGAATCAATCATCCTTGTCACTAAATGGGGACTCCGTTCCCGCTGGCGCAAGCTGACCGGCAAGGCTTAAACGCTGAGGGAGGAAACCGTTTCCGGTTTCCTCCCTCAGTGTGGCCTATCTTTTAGGCGGAGCGGCGTTCGCCGCGGCGTTCACGCAGAATGTTCAACCGGTCTTCAAGGATCTGCTCCAGTTCTTCGACCGAGCGGCGTTCCAGCAACATATCCCAGTGGGTCCGGACGGCCTTTTCATTGCTGTCGTCGGGCTTTTCGCCATTGACGAGCAACGCTTCCTTGCCGGTCTTGGAAACCCAGGTCGGGGGGATCTCAGCCTCAGCGGCGAAGGTAACAAAGACCTGTTCGCCATCCTCGCAACGGTATTCAACGCGTTGGCGCGGCGCCGGCTCGACACCGGATTCCGTCTCCATGCTTTGCGCTCCGAGACGCATACCCCGCAGGCTACGATCGCTCATGATCTCTCCCTCTTGTCTTATGGTGGGGCGGTGAAATGCACCGTCCCGGCATGACCCGCACTACCTTCAACGCTTCCGGACCATCAACTGTTCCCGGTCGGCAGCGGGCATCAGCTTCGCGGCAAACAACCAATTATAGTCCGGAATAGCCGCGAGGGTAAAGGCGAACATTTCACAACAGTCCTCGCGTCGAACCAGCGCGGCCTTCGCCCGGTCCGCCGTCGGCACCATCAGGGCTCGACCCGTCCGGCGTCGCAGTCCCCAAAACACTGCCGATACCCTTGAGCGCCTCACCGACTTCACTGGGGATAATCCACAATTTGTTGGCGGATCCGTCCGCAAGTTTAGGCAGTGTCTGAAGGTACTGGTACGCGAGCAGTTTTTGGGTCGGATTGCCTTTGTGGATGGCGTCGAAGACCTTCTGGATCGCCTGCGATTCACCGTCTGCACGGAGAATGGCTGCTTTGGCGTCGCCCTCGGCTTTGAGGATGGCCGCCTGGCGTTCACCCTCAGCGGTGAGAATCTGCGATTGCTTCACACCTTCCGCTGTCAGGATGGCCGCCCGCCGGTCCCGGTCTGCACGCATCTGCTTTTCCATAGAATCCTGGATGGAGTGCGGCGGGTCGATCGCCTTGAGTTCCACCCGCGAAACGCGGATGCCCCAGCGGCCGGTTGCCTCATCCAATACGCCGCGAAGCTGGCCGTTAATCTGGTCGCGGGAGGTCAGCGCCTCTTCGAGGTTCAGCCCGCCCACGACGTTTCGCAACGTGGTGGTGGTCAACTGTTCGACTGCCTGGATGTAGTTGGCGATCTCATACGTGGCGGCGCGGGGGTCGGTGACTTGGAAATAAATGACCGTGTCAATGGAGACGACGAGGTTGTCTTCGGTAATAACGGGCTGTGGCGGAAACGACACGACCTGTTCGCGCAGATCCAGCAGGGGCAGGAGCCGGTCAACGAACGGGATCAGGATGGTCAATCCAGGGTTGAGCGTGCGCTGGTACTTGCCCAATCGTTCGACTACGCCCGCACGCGCCTGTGGAATGATCCGGACGGCGCGGACCAACACAATAAACACGAAAATGATCAGGACCAGCAGCACTATCCAGATGCCGATATTGCTATCCATAGCTCCCCTTCAGTTGTTATTCGCGTCGGCCGTTGGACCGGATGCTGAGCCATCCGTCAGGCCGAGGGCGTTGATGCGCCTTGGATCTTTGCCGGTTTACTGCGCCGGATAAGGCCCCGGCTCCGCGGCAGGGTAGACGACGGCGGTAGCCCCCTCGATCCGGGCCACGGCTACCCGGGCACCGGCGGGGATTGCCGAGCCGTCGCTCGAACGTGCCGTCCAGGTGTCGCCACCGATCTTGACTATCCCGGAGTGATCCGTGACCGGCTCCAGGGCCATGGCCGATTCACCGATCAAACGGTCAACGTTAGTCGCCTGGTCACGGGGACCACGACGCAAATGACGGAGCCCTATGGGCCGCACCACGAGAACCATAAGCAGCGCCACGACGCAGAACACGACCACCTGGATCCAGAACGGCCAGCCGAGCAGCGCAGTGAACAGGGCGATCAATGCCCCGAAGGACATCATGATGAAGAAGAGGTCGAGCGTCATCATCTCAACGATCGCCAAGACCAGGAACAGAGCCAGCCAGAGGACCCAGCTGTTGATGACGAGCCATTCAAACATCGGTTCCCCCTGTTGCAGGTAGATATTCGAAACCATGAACATGCCACAGCGGACATGTGGTCCATAGCACAATCATGCCCGATTTGCCTGCAATTGTGGCGCTTTCACACCCGAACTTCCCTATAGCGCGAAATTGTGGCCAACTCGTGACCACCCACTCGAAGTACGCCACAAGAATGCCGTGGCCGACGATGCTAGCGGGCGCTCTTTCGGAAAACGCTGAGGTTGAACCGGGCTTCGACTGCGACCGGGGTCTCCGGTTCCTCGAGCACGGTCGCCGCATCACCTGGCGCAAGAGCCGCGCCAGCATGGTGGGCGTTCGGCCCCATCATCACCACATTCCGCATATCTTCGCCCTTGAGCTGCATCGGAACGGACAGTGAGTCCGCGGACACCGGCGTGAAGTCCCGGGCTAGGGACGCGGCCAGCTTGTCCGACTTGTCCTCGTCTACAGCGAGCAGGGGGAGCCGTACCCTCAGGGCGTCGAGATGCCCAGGCGCCGGGGTTACCACCA belongs to Arthrobacter crystallopoietes and includes:
- a CDS encoding polyprenol monophosphomannose synthase, with protein sequence MRVLTIIPTYNEIESLPRTLDRLRAVAPATDVLVVDDNSPDGTGAAADTVAAADSAVHVLHRQGKEGLGAAYIAGFHWGLDAGYDVLVEMDADGSHQPEELQRLLDALDRGADMVKGSRWIRGGKVVNWPLHRKLLSLGGSLYSRILLGVQVKDITGGFNAFRAETLKKIDLESVESVGYCFQVDLTWKTLKAGLDVREVPITFVEREFGDSKMSGGIVLESIILVTKWGLRSRWRKLTGKA
- a CDS encoding SPFH domain-containing protein, with product MDSNIGIWIVLLVLIIFVFIVLVRAVRIIPQARAGVVERLGKYQRTLNPGLTILIPFVDRLLPLLDLREQVVSFPPQPVITEDNLVVSIDTVIYFQVTDPRAATYEIANYIQAVEQLTTTTLRNVVGGLNLEEALTSRDQINGQLRGVLDEATGRWGIRVSRVELKAIDPPHSIQDSMEKQMRADRDRRAAILTAEGVKQSQILTAEGERQAAILKAEGDAKAAILRADGESQAIQKVFDAIHKGNPTQKLLAYQYLQTLPKLADGSANKLWIIPSEVGEALKGIGSVLGTATPDGSSPDGADGGPGEGRAGSTRGLL
- a CDS encoding NfeD family protein, which gives rise to MFEWLVINSWVLWLALFLVLAIVEMMTLDLFFIMMSFGALIALFTALLGWPFWIQVVVFCVVALLMVLVVRPIGLRHLRRGPRDQATNVDRLIGESAMALEPVTDHSGIVKIGGDTWTARSSDGSAIPAGARVAVARIEGATAVVYPAAEPGPYPAQ
- a CDS encoding amidohydrolase — translated: MSVSQLPESAAASGLSLYRNGSVYSPADPYATAMLVDGGTVAWIGSEEAATSIADNKMEIIDLQGRLVAPGFVDSHAHVTDAGLALTSLDLSRCNSLAELLDAVAGAAGSAKSPVLGHGWDESRWPEDRPPTADELERAGGGQDVYLSRVDVHSGAVSASFATRLGLQAEEGWDGTGLARTRALQLVRSAAHNPSAARRRDIQRRALNHAASRGYVALAEMGAPHIAPAEDLLGLIALADDERGSLPRILPYWGQLAESTEQLQDILELFEHRLKGLAGDLNIDGSIGSHTACVHSGYQDRPDQAGEQFLTVEQAARHLELCSTAGIQGGFHVIGDAALDLAIEALQVAADRVGSAAVRSARHRFEHVEMMSSGAVDRLLEFGITASMQPLFDAYWGGTNGMYASRLGAQASLGMNAIGTLQTAGVPVCLGSDAPVTEQSPWATVKACLEHHNPEQRISARAAFLAHTRAGWRAAREPNPMQGQLAPGTPATFAVWDVAELSIQTADSRVSSWSTDARAGTPMLPSLDTDALPVCSRTVVDGYVIYDGDLHPVS
- a CDS encoding RNA polymerase-binding protein RbpA, translated to MSDRSLRGMRLGAQSMETESGVEPAPRQRVEYRCEDGEQVFVTFAAEAEIPPTWVSKTGKEALLVNGEKPDDSNEKAVRTHWDMLLERRSVEELEQILEDRLNILRERRGERRSA